Proteins encoded within one genomic window of Halocatena marina:
- a CDS encoding XapX domain-containing protein: protein MDLELVAVALITGIVTGAVFKTVGVPIPAPPDFAGVMGILGVFLGYKLAEMAPSILL from the coding sequence ATGGATCTCGAACTCGTCGCCGTAGCACTGATAACTGGGATTGTAACTGGAGCTGTGTTCAAGACCGTCGGCGTCCCGATTCCAGCGCCGCCAGATTTCGCTGGCGTAATGGGTATTCTTGGGGTATTCCTCGGATACAAGCTAGCCGAGATGGCACCTTCAATTCTGTTGTAA